A single genomic interval of Candidatus Eisenbacteria bacterium harbors:
- the purQ gene encoding phosphoribosylformylglycinamidine synthase I: MKPRAAVIQFPGVNCEYETARALLASGLEAEIFRWNLDISRLASFDAFVLPGGFSYQDRIRAGAIAAKDAIVEEIANQARKGKPVLGICNGAQVLVEAGLVPGLLEGRVEMALGPNRAGGRSGYLCDWVYVKVAEPSRTAFTCVMNEGETLPLPIAHAEGRFLSASSAITDTLKREGLARLFYCDQLGRTREEFPWNPNGSVFSSAAISNRRGNVMAMMPHPERAAWLKQVPAEVHGEWGESKREARGRFERMEEPGPGRRIFDSLRQYLG, translated from the coding sequence TTGAAACCCAGAGCGGCCGTGATCCAATTTCCGGGAGTGAATTGCGAGTACGAGACGGCGAGAGCGCTGCTTGCTTCGGGCCTCGAAGCAGAGATCTTCAGGTGGAATCTTGACATTTCGCGTCTGGCGAGTTTCGACGCTTTCGTTCTGCCCGGCGGCTTTTCCTATCAGGATAGGATAAGGGCCGGTGCAATTGCCGCCAAGGACGCCATCGTGGAAGAGATTGCAAATCAGGCCCGGAAGGGAAAGCCCGTTCTGGGAATATGCAACGGTGCCCAGGTTCTCGTCGAGGCGGGTCTTGTTCCCGGGCTTTTGGAGGGTCGTGTCGAAATGGCCCTCGGCCCCAACAGGGCCGGCGGCAGGAGCGGATACCTGTGCGACTGGGTGTACGTCAAAGTCGCGGAGCCTTCTCGTACGGCATTCACGTGCGTGATGAATGAGGGGGAGACGCTTCCGCTTCCGATTGCTCACGCAGAAGGCAGGTTTCTCTCCGCGTCATCCGCGATCACGGACACCCTGAAGAGAGAGGGACTGGCTCGATTGTTCTATTGTGACCAACTCGGCAGGACGAGAGAAGAATTTCCTTGGAATCCGAATGGTTCGGTATTCTCGTCCGCGGCCATCTCCAACAGAAGAGGCAACGTCATGGCCATGATGCCGCACCCCGAGAGGGCGGCGTGGCTCAAGCAAGTGCCTGCCGAGGTGCACGGGGAATGGGGGGAGAGTAAGCGGGAGGCGAGAGGACGATTCGAGCGGATGGAGGAGCCGGGTCCGGGGCGAAGAATTTTTGATTCACTCAGGCAATACCTTGGCTAA
- a CDS encoding ABC transporter ATP-binding protein — translation MGRHVLSVLKGVDLEIAEGQILALVGASGVGKSTLLHILGALDRPDRGSVRLDSQEVFSMDDESLAGFRNHTVGFVFQFHHLLPEFTALENVMLPALIAGEPVERCKIRARKLLEEVRLIDREEHKPGELSGGEQQRTAVARALMNDPRIVLADEPSGNLDRTSGDELHALLRELSRTRRQTFVIATHNEKLAEAADRVVKLEEGKAHTVR, via the coding sequence ATGGGCCGGCACGTGCTGAGCGTGCTCAAGGGGGTGGATCTGGAGATAGCCGAAGGGCAGATTCTGGCACTCGTGGGAGCATCCGGTGTCGGCAAGAGCACTCTGCTTCACATTCTTGGCGCTCTTGACAGGCCCGACAGAGGCTCTGTAAGACTGGACTCGCAGGAGGTCTTCAGTATGGACGACGAGAGCCTCGCCGGTTTTCGCAATCACACGGTGGGCTTCGTGTTTCAGTTCCATCACCTCTTGCCCGAGTTCACCGCCCTCGAGAACGTCATGCTGCCGGCGCTCATTGCAGGAGAACCGGTCGAGCGTTGTAAGATCAGGGCCAGGAAGTTGCTCGAAGAAGTTCGTCTCATCGATAGGGAAGAGCACAAACCTGGCGAGCTTTCCGGAGGAGAGCAACAACGCACCGCGGTTGCCAGGGCACTGATGAATGATCCACGCATAGTCCTTGCGGACGAGCCGTCGGGGAATCTTGACAGGACGAGCGGGGACGAACTTCACGCCCTTCTTCGCGAACTCAGCCGGACTCGGAGACAGACGTTCGTGATAGCAACGCACAACGAGAAACTCGCCGAGGCGGCCGATAGAGTGGTGAAACTTGAAGAAGGGAAGGCGCACACGGTCCGCTAG
- the lysS gene encoding lysine--tRNA ligase, with the protein MTHGVNAERVAKLELLKEKGIRPYPSRFPVTHGSSAVLDSFEALEREQNRVSVAGRLIAKRTHGKASFGHLLDGAGKLQVYFREDVLGADAYELFSMVDVGDILGVTGPVFKTRTGEITVKAESMELLCKSLRPLPEKWHGLKDVETRYRQRYVDLIVNTDVRRLFKGRSRIVATIRNFLDERGFVEVETPVLQPLYGGAFARPFVTHHQALDMNLYLRIADELYLKRLVVGGLERVYEIGKDFRNEGIDRTHSPEFTQLELYQAYADYTDMMDLLEQMVCRVVTELHGGLTCTYGEHQLDFSRPWKKMSYFEALKEHLGVDVRNVTEQELRALCLKLGVEIDGHAQDATPGAPAQAFQGAPPQGPRSGTPLTTIELIDELFSEKVQPNLIQPTLVYDYPKEISPLAKEKPGSPGIAERFEPVVAGIELGNAFSEQNDPLEQARQFDVQAELRAKGNQEAQPKDSDFLRALEYGMPPTGGMGVGIDRLTMILTNARSMREVILFPHLRPEALLDEDDGGGTDLPTGGTTGQKDEQGDRREKENEV; encoded by the coding sequence GTGACACACGGAGTCAACGCGGAACGAGTTGCCAAGCTGGAGCTTCTCAAAGAGAAGGGGATACGGCCTTATCCCTCGAGATTCCCGGTTACTCACGGATCCTCCGCCGTGCTGGACTCGTTTGAGGCCCTGGAGCGCGAGCAGAACCGTGTGTCGGTAGCCGGCAGGCTCATTGCGAAGAGGACGCACGGCAAGGCCAGCTTCGGGCACCTCCTGGACGGGGCAGGCAAGCTTCAGGTCTACTTCAGGGAAGACGTACTCGGCGCCGATGCCTACGAGCTTTTCTCTATGGTCGACGTCGGTGACATACTCGGTGTCACGGGCCCGGTATTCAAGACACGCACGGGTGAGATAACCGTGAAGGCAGAATCCATGGAGTTGCTCTGTAAGTCCCTCAGGCCTCTTCCCGAGAAGTGGCACGGGTTGAAGGACGTGGAGACGCGCTACAGGCAACGATATGTGGACCTCATCGTCAACACGGACGTGAGGAGGCTTTTCAAGGGACGTTCGAGAATCGTGGCCACAATCAGGAACTTTCTAGATGAGCGAGGCTTCGTCGAAGTGGAGACGCCGGTGCTTCAGCCTCTTTACGGCGGCGCCTTTGCCAGGCCCTTTGTGACGCACCACCAGGCGCTCGACATGAATCTCTATCTCAGAATAGCCGACGAGCTCTACCTGAAGAGGCTGGTGGTAGGCGGTCTTGAGAGAGTCTACGAGATCGGGAAGGATTTCCGGAACGAGGGAATCGACAGAACGCACAGTCCCGAGTTCACGCAGTTGGAGCTCTACCAGGCCTACGCCGACTATACGGACATGATGGATCTCCTCGAACAGATGGTCTGCAGGGTCGTCACGGAGCTCCACGGCGGACTCACGTGCACGTACGGAGAACATCAGTTGGATTTCTCGAGGCCCTGGAAGAAGATGAGCTATTTTGAGGCGCTGAAGGAACACCTGGGCGTGGACGTCCGGAACGTAACAGAGCAGGAACTGCGCGCGCTGTGTCTCAAGCTGGGCGTGGAGATCGACGGACACGCCCAAGACGCGACGCCCGGCGCACCCGCGCAAGCGTTTCAGGGCGCACCGCCGCAAGGACCTCGGAGCGGAACGCCCCTCACGACAATAGAGTTGATCGACGAGCTCTTCTCAGAAAAAGTGCAGCCGAACCTGATTCAGCCGACGCTTGTCTACGACTATCCGAAGGAAATATCGCCTCTGGCGAAGGAGAAGCCGGGCTCGCCGGGAATAGCCGAGAGGTTTGAACCCGTTGTCGCGGGAATCGAGCTCGGAAACGCTTTCTCCGAGCAGAACGACCCCTTGGAACAAGCGCGGCAGTTTGACGTGCAGGCCGAGTTGAGAGCCAAGGGGAACCAGGAGGCTCAGCCCAAGGACTCGGATTTCTTGAGAGCGCTCGAGTACGGTATGCCCCCCACCGGTGGGATGGGGGTGGGAATTGACAGGCTCACCATGATCCTCACGAACGCTCGCTCGATGAGGGAGGTGATCCTGTTCCCGCACCTCAGACCCGAAGCCCTGTTGGACGAGGACGACGGTGGTGGGACGGATCTGCCGACGGGGGGCACGACGGGACAGAAAGACGAACAGGGCGACCGGAGGGAGAAAGAGAATGAGGTTTGA
- a CDS encoding protein arginine kinase gives MASFQEMVRRPGSWLDGSGPHADKILSTRLRLARNLRSVPFPGRARPEQLSQVLPSVVAAAKKSPSFSELTVLRSSEMTKADKQFLVERHLISHDFAEDSKVGALIIGADESSSVMVNEEDHLRIQVLCSGLQLGGALKSADKIDEELDASLEYAFSDELGYLTSCPTNVGTGMRASVLIHFPSLVLTRQISKVLQGITQVGLAVRGFYGEGSEIMGNFFQISNQTTLGLTEKETIMSLERVTNQIMEYETKAMDVLLKDAKAQIEDKVWRAYGTLKHCKILTSRELISLVSAVRFGVSLGLTGLCDIAAVNELLILTQPAHIQKLAGREMAAAERNVMRAEMVHERLKAKQ, from the coding sequence GTGGCTTCTTTTCAGGAAATGGTCAGGCGACCGGGTAGCTGGCTTGATGGAAGCGGTCCTCACGCCGACAAGATTCTGAGCACGCGGCTCAGGCTTGCAAGAAATCTGAGGAGCGTTCCGTTCCCGGGCAGAGCCAGGCCGGAGCAACTTTCTCAGGTGCTTCCGTCGGTCGTGGCCGCGGCCAAGAAGAGCCCTTCGTTTTCTGAGCTCACGGTCTTGAGGTCTTCCGAGATGACGAAAGCAGACAAGCAGTTTCTTGTCGAAAGGCATCTTATAAGCCATGACTTCGCGGAGGACTCGAAAGTCGGGGCTCTGATAATAGGTGCAGACGAAAGCAGCAGCGTCATGGTCAACGAAGAGGATCATCTGCGGATCCAGGTGTTGTGCTCCGGGCTTCAGTTGGGCGGGGCCCTCAAGTCGGCCGACAAGATTGACGAGGAGTTGGACGCGTCCCTCGAATACGCCTTTTCGGATGAGCTAGGCTATCTGACTTCTTGTCCCACTAACGTCGGGACCGGAATGCGCGCCTCGGTTCTGATTCATTTTCCGTCACTCGTTCTCACGAGACAGATTTCGAAGGTTCTACAGGGCATCACTCAAGTGGGGCTCGCCGTGAGGGGTTTCTACGGTGAGGGAAGCGAGATCATGGGGAACTTCTTTCAGATCTCCAACCAGACGACGCTTGGTCTCACCGAAAAGGAAACCATCATGAGTCTCGAGCGAGTCACAAATCAAATCATGGAGTACGAGACAAAGGCCATGGACGTTCTTCTCAAGGACGCCAAGGCGCAGATAGAGGATAAAGTCTGGAGGGCTTACGGAACTCTGAAGCACTGCAAGATCCTTACGTCGCGCGAGTTGATCTCTCTGGTTTCCGCCGTGAGATTCGGCGTCTCTCTCGGTCTGACCGGACTGTGCGATATCGCCGCGGTCAACGAGCTTCTCATTCTCACGCAACCAGCGCACATCCAAAAACTGGCAGGGAGGGAGATGGCCGCCGCAGAGAGAAACGTCATGCGCGCCGAGATGGTTCACGAGAGATTGAAGGCGAAGCAATAG
- a CDS encoding lipoprotein-releasing ABC transporter permease subunit: MRFEFFVAGRYLRAKRRLSFISIISGISVGGVLVGVAALTIVLSVMNGFEDEVQRRIVGTNAHVIVLSHDERGVKADDELLKRIEAVPGVVGAAPFVYSKGMISAGGFSDAVVIKGVNLSLEKQVTDVYRNISPPIASIDSPDGTNGIVLGQYLANSLGVSAGDDVILTSPLQGRVTIFGMIPRVKKFKVVGIFASGMYDYDSSLGYISIPAAQSFLGLGDYVTGVEIKVEDMYKAPQIADSVIRGLGGFPFTASNWIELNRNLFSWMKMEKVVMFVILMLIVAVAAFNIISTLIMVVMEKRRDIGILKSMGATSKSVMRIFIAEGVAVGLIGTVLGCLTGFVGCYLLQKYKFITLPGDVYFIDKLPVKMEAGDFLMVALAAVGVCFAATLYPSWKASRLVPVEAIRYE; encoded by the coding sequence ATGAGGTTTGAGTTTTTTGTGGCCGGTCGCTATCTCAGGGCGAAGAGGCGGCTCAGCTTCATTTCCATAATCAGCGGTATCTCCGTCGGCGGGGTCTTGGTCGGCGTGGCGGCGCTCACGATTGTCCTCTCCGTGATGAATGGATTTGAGGACGAGGTTCAGAGGCGTATCGTGGGAACCAACGCCCACGTCATCGTGCTAAGTCATGACGAGAGGGGAGTCAAGGCGGACGACGAATTGCTGAAGCGTATCGAGGCGGTTCCCGGCGTGGTCGGCGCCGCTCCCTTTGTATACAGCAAGGGTATGATAAGCGCGGGCGGTTTCTCGGACGCCGTCGTGATCAAGGGAGTAAACCTGTCTCTCGAGAAACAGGTCACGGACGTGTATCGGAACATATCTCCTCCAATCGCATCCATCGATTCCCCGGACGGTACGAACGGGATCGTTCTAGGGCAATATCTTGCAAACTCTCTCGGAGTGTCCGCCGGCGACGACGTGATCTTGACCTCGCCTCTTCAAGGGCGTGTCACAATATTCGGCATGATTCCCAGGGTCAAGAAATTCAAGGTCGTGGGAATCTTCGCGTCCGGAATGTACGATTACGACTCCAGCCTGGGCTACATTTCGATACCTGCCGCTCAGAGTTTTCTGGGGCTCGGGGACTACGTGACGGGCGTCGAAATCAAGGTCGAGGACATGTACAAGGCTCCCCAGATTGCAGATTCTGTCATCAGGGGTCTGGGAGGTTTTCCGTTCACCGCAAGCAACTGGATAGAACTGAACAGGAACCTGTTTTCCTGGATGAAAATGGAGAAGGTCGTGATGTTTGTCATCCTGATGCTCATAGTCGCGGTGGCCGCCTTCAACATTATCAGCACCCTCATAATGGTGGTCATGGAAAAGCGAAGAGACATCGGAATACTCAAGTCAATGGGCGCAACCTCGAAGAGCGTCATGCGGATCTTCATTGCCGAGGGCGTGGCCGTCGGTTTGATCGGAACGGTTCTCGGGTGCCTCACTGGGTTTGTCGGATGCTACCTGCTTCAAAAATACAAGTTCATTACTCTGCCTGGTGATGTATACTTTATAGATAAATTACCGGTTAAGATGGAAGCCGGAGACTTCCTGATGGTTGCGCTCGCTGCCGTCGGAGTTTGCTTTGCCGCAACTCTCTACCCTTCCTGGAAAGCTTCCAGATTGGTTCCGGTCGAGGCAATCAGGTACGAATAG
- a CDS encoding UvrB/UvrC motif-containing protein, which produces MQCQICGKAPACVHYTEIVNDKMTELHVCEKCAEERGLHGVLGKDKLSISGPLVWMMDSMTSTEEDKLGNVQCPVCGMRYSTFKETARLGCASCYEAFHSHLRPVLRRVHGSTRHCGKSPTRDSAKYARRREIQELQDELEKAIQREEFELAAELRDKIKKMETSFSRRRKGTPKP; this is translated from the coding sequence ATGCAGTGCCAAATTTGCGGAAAGGCTCCGGCCTGCGTGCACTACACCGAGATCGTGAACGACAAGATGACGGAGCTTCACGTGTGCGAGAAGTGCGCTGAGGAAAGGGGCCTCCACGGCGTGCTGGGGAAGGACAAGCTGTCGATTTCCGGGCCTCTGGTATGGATGATGGACAGCATGACGTCCACGGAGGAAGACAAGCTGGGTAACGTGCAGTGCCCCGTGTGCGGCATGAGGTATTCTACTTTCAAGGAAACGGCCAGGCTCGGCTGCGCTTCGTGCTACGAGGCCTTTCATTCCCATCTTCGGCCCGTCTTGAGAAGGGTGCACGGGAGCACCAGACATTGTGGAAAGAGTCCCACCAGGGACAGCGCCAAGTACGCGCGCAGAAGAGAGATTCAAGAGCTCCAGGACGAGCTCGAAAAAGCAATTCAGCGCGAGGAGTTTGAACTCGCCGCAGAACTGAGAGACAAGATCAAAAAGATGGAGACTTCGTTCAGCAGGAGACGCAAGGGTACTCCGAAGCCTTGA
- the purF gene encoding amidophosphoribosyltransferase, with amino-acid sequence MAAEFLLRKRDKLTGSIDPVRERYLQGERLREECGVFGVSGVEQAAELVFFGLYSLQHRGQESAGIVSSDGKCVYAHKGLGLVSDVLTADALKGLPGQLAIGHNRYSTTGRTTLENAQPLVVTYQGGRLAIAHNGNLVNARELKAKMETQGSIFQTTMDSEVIVHLVARSEAATLEEKLTDALSQLKGAYALIVMTETKLIGVSDPFGFRPLSIGRLGSGHCLASETCAFDIIGGTYVRPVEAGEMVVVEGGGMRNLDALGGTRKAHCIFELIYFSRPDSMVFSESVDRVRRNLGRTLAGEAPADADIVIAVPDSSNSAALGFAEGSGLPFELGLIRNHYVGRTFIDPIQHVRDQAVKAKFNPVREILSGKKVVVVDDSIVRGTTSRKLIRLIRNAGAKAVHFRVGSPPIQNPCFYGIDTPSKGELIASSHTVEEIAQFLGVDSLAYLSMRGLRSCVRRPDDFCYACFNGSYPVPVEARGDKLALERDSVRTPGDGSPAAEARDSGCPQETRGDGLLP; translated from the coding sequence GTGGCCGCGGAATTCTTGTTGAGGAAAAGGGACAAATTGACTGGAAGCATCGACCCTGTCCGAGAGAGATATCTTCAAGGGGAGCGCCTCAGAGAGGAGTGCGGCGTGTTCGGAGTGAGCGGAGTCGAACAAGCGGCGGAGCTTGTGTTTTTCGGCCTCTACTCTCTTCAGCATCGAGGTCAGGAGAGCGCTGGAATTGTGTCTTCCGACGGAAAATGCGTGTACGCTCACAAGGGGCTCGGTCTGGTGAGCGACGTTCTCACCGCGGATGCACTCAAGGGCCTTCCCGGCCAGCTCGCGATCGGACACAATCGCTATTCCACCACCGGGCGTACGACCCTGGAGAACGCGCAGCCGCTGGTCGTGACCTATCAGGGTGGAAGACTTGCAATCGCACACAACGGAAACCTGGTGAACGCCAGAGAGCTCAAAGCGAAGATGGAGACTCAGGGTTCGATCTTTCAGACGACGATGGACAGCGAGGTGATCGTCCATCTCGTGGCACGTTCCGAGGCGGCCACTCTGGAGGAAAAGCTCACGGATGCGCTCTCGCAGCTCAAAGGAGCGTATGCTCTCATAGTGATGACGGAGACCAAGTTGATCGGCGTTTCCGACCCCTTTGGCTTCAGACCTCTCAGTATTGGAAGGCTCGGGTCGGGTCACTGCCTCGCATCTGAGACCTGCGCTTTTGACATAATAGGCGGCACGTATGTGAGGCCGGTGGAAGCCGGCGAGATGGTGGTGGTGGAGGGAGGGGGCATGAGGAATCTGGACGCTCTCGGAGGCACGAGAAAAGCGCACTGCATATTCGAACTGATCTATTTCTCTCGTCCGGACAGCATGGTGTTTTCCGAGAGCGTGGATAGGGTTAGACGGAATCTCGGTCGAACGCTTGCCGGAGAAGCACCCGCCGACGCCGATATTGTGATTGCCGTTCCGGACTCGAGTAACTCGGCGGCGCTGGGTTTTGCGGAGGGTTCCGGGCTTCCGTTTGAACTGGGACTCATCCGTAACCACTACGTCGGACGCACCTTCATAGATCCAATTCAGCACGTGAGAGATCAGGCCGTGAAGGCGAAGTTCAATCCCGTCAGGGAGATCCTCTCGGGGAAGAAGGTGGTCGTCGTGGACGACTCAATCGTGAGAGGCACGACGAGCAGAAAACTCATCCGTCTCATCCGTAACGCAGGCGCGAAGGCGGTCCATTTCAGGGTGGGTTCTCCACCGATACAGAATCCGTGTTTCTATGGGATAGACACTCCGAGCAAGGGAGAGCTCATCGCGTCCAGTCACACCGTGGAAGAGATCGCTCAATTCCTGGGAGTGGACAGTCTCGCGTATCTATCCATGAGAGGCTTGAGGTCGTGTGTGAGAAGGCCCGACGATTTCTGCTACGCGTGCTTCAACGGTAGCTATCCCGTTCCGGTGGAGGCCCGAGGAGACAAACTGGCGCTCGAGAGGGACTCGGTGAGAACCCCTGGCGACGGCAGCCCGGCGGCCGAAGCTCGTGACAGCGGTTGTCCCCAGGAGACGCGTGGGGATGGCCTTTTGCCTTGA
- a CDS encoding ATP-dependent Clp protease ATP-binding subunit — translation MMQDKFTERVRKVMYLAREEAARLHHDYIGTEHLLLGILREGEGIAATVLNNLGLDLDAIRQAVESMVSASGGTMTIGEIPFTPRAKRVLELSVDEARQLGHNYVGTEHLLLGLIREGEGVAARVLLELGVDRKKVRDETLRLLGGSAPTGQAKEEEKTETPALNQFSRDLTQLAREAKLDPVIGREKEIERVVQVLSRRKKNNPVLIGEPGVGKTAIVEGLAQRIVENKVPETLRNRRLVIIDLASVVAGTKYRGQFEERLKAVMNEIRDSKDTICFLDELHTIVGAGGAEGAIDASNMLKPALARGEIQCIGATTLDEYRKHIEKDGALERRFQPIMVDPPSVELTIRILNGLRDKYEAHHGVKFTDDAVVAAVELSDRYIADRFLPDKAIDVIDESGARARLSVSTIPNELREIEKKIEEAAKEKEAAILAQEFEKAARLRDKERELRREIKDMKKDWSESRSERATTVEADDIAEVISKMTGIPVAKLEEKESEKLLRMEDELRKSIVGQDEAVRAIAKAVRRNRAGLRDPRRPIGSFIFLGPTGVGKTELARVLAKFLFDDEDALIRIDMSEFMEKFNVSRLVGAPPGYVGYEEGGQLTEKVRRKPYSVVLLDEIEKAHPDVFNILLQVLDDGQLTDSMRRKVNFKNTVMIMTSNLGARQIRGTGTLGFQKADEASTHDRMRTVVLDEVKKTFNPEFLNRVDEIVVFRALDVEDMHKIIMILLDQVEARLKRRNIRLKFTPEALELLIEKGFDPSLGARPLRRTIQRFVEDPLAELVLRGALREGVETEVGRKGDEIFFREYEG, via the coding sequence CTGATGCAGGACAAATTCACTGAGAGAGTGCGAAAGGTGATGTACTTGGCGCGGGAAGAGGCGGCAAGACTTCACCACGATTACATAGGGACGGAGCATCTGCTGCTGGGGATTCTCCGCGAGGGAGAAGGAATCGCCGCGACGGTGCTCAACAACCTGGGACTTGACCTCGACGCCATCAGACAGGCCGTTGAAAGCATGGTTTCTGCCAGCGGCGGGACGATGACAATCGGCGAGATCCCCTTTACTCCAAGAGCCAAGCGCGTGCTCGAGCTCTCGGTGGACGAAGCCAGGCAATTGGGCCACAACTACGTGGGCACGGAGCACCTGCTCCTCGGCCTGATAAGGGAAGGGGAGGGTGTCGCGGCGAGGGTTCTTCTTGAGTTGGGGGTCGACAGAAAGAAAGTCCGTGACGAGACCTTGCGCCTCCTCGGTGGGTCAGCTCCGACCGGCCAGGCGAAGGAGGAAGAGAAGACCGAAACGCCTGCCCTGAACCAGTTCAGTCGTGACCTCACTCAGCTTGCGAGAGAAGCGAAGCTGGATCCCGTCATCGGCCGCGAGAAGGAAATCGAGAGAGTCGTGCAGGTACTCAGTCGCAGGAAGAAAAACAATCCCGTCCTGATCGGCGAACCCGGTGTCGGGAAGACGGCCATCGTCGAGGGACTTGCTCAGAGGATCGTCGAGAACAAAGTGCCGGAGACGCTCCGCAACAGGAGACTTGTGATCATAGACCTGGCGTCCGTGGTCGCAGGCACCAAGTATCGAGGGCAATTCGAGGAGCGCCTCAAGGCCGTCATGAACGAGATACGTGATTCCAAGGACACCATCTGTTTCCTCGATGAACTGCACACCATAGTGGGCGCGGGCGGCGCCGAAGGAGCGATAGACGCATCCAACATGCTCAAGCCTGCCCTCGCGAGGGGCGAGATACAGTGTATCGGCGCGACCACGCTCGACGAGTACAGAAAGCACATCGAGAAAGACGGAGCGCTGGAGCGCAGGTTCCAGCCGATAATGGTTGACCCGCCCTCGGTCGAACTGACGATTCGGATTCTCAACGGACTCCGCGACAAGTACGAGGCGCACCACGGCGTGAAGTTCACCGACGACGCGGTGGTCGCCGCCGTGGAGCTGTCTGACAGATACATCGCCGACCGCTTTCTTCCTGACAAGGCGATAGACGTCATCGACGAGTCTGGAGCCAGGGCGAGGCTCTCCGTCTCGACGATTCCGAACGAATTGAGGGAGATCGAAAAGAAGATAGAGGAGGCCGCGAAGGAGAAGGAAGCAGCGATCCTGGCTCAGGAATTCGAGAAGGCCGCCCGACTTCGCGACAAGGAACGAGAGTTGAGACGAGAGATCAAGGACATGAAGAAGGACTGGAGCGAATCGAGATCAGAGCGAGCGACCACAGTGGAGGCGGACGACATCGCCGAGGTGATTTCGAAGATGACGGGAATACCTGTGGCGAAACTCGAGGAGAAGGAGTCCGAGAAGCTCTTGCGCATGGAAGATGAGCTGAGGAAATCGATAGTGGGTCAGGATGAGGCGGTCAGGGCCATCGCAAAGGCCGTCCGGCGAAACAGGGCCGGCCTGAGAGATCCCAGGCGTCCGATAGGCTCTTTTATATTTCTAGGACCCACCGGAGTTGGGAAGACAGAGCTCGCGCGCGTGTTGGCCAAGTTTCTTTTCGACGACGAGGACGCGTTGATCCGAATCGACATGTCGGAGTTCATGGAGAAGTTCAACGTCTCCAGGCTCGTCGGGGCTCCTCCGGGTTACGTGGGATACGAAGAAGGAGGGCAGCTTACCGAGAAGGTGAGACGCAAACCCTACTCCGTGGTCCTGCTGGACGAGATTGAGAAGGCGCACCCCGACGTGTTCAACATACTACTCCAGGTGCTGGATGATGGGCAGTTGACCGACAGCATGCGGAGGAAAGTGAACTTCAAGAACACAGTTATGATAATGACTTCGAACCTTGGGGCCAGGCAGATCAGGGGCACGGGTACCCTCGGTTTTCAGAAGGCCGACGAGGCAAGCACACACGACAGGATGAGAACCGTGGTGCTTGACGAAGTGAAGAAGACTTTCAACCCGGAGTTCCTCAATCGAGTAGATGAAATCGTCGTTTTTAGGGCTCTCGACGTGGAAGACATGCACAAGATAATCATGATCTTGCTCGATCAGGTTGAGGCCAGACTCAAGAGAAGGAACATTCGGCTCAAGTTCACGCCCGAGGCCCTGGAGTTGCTCATCGAAAAGGGTTTTGATCCCTCGCTG